One Onthophagus taurus isolate NC chromosome 11, IU_Otau_3.0, whole genome shotgun sequence genomic window carries:
- the LOC111429037 gene encoding Golgi phosphoprotein 3-like — protein MTSTLIQRKKPKDGSETSTSFQITNNIQQTIEEPKFTLPEEIFLLALKDQAGHPSFWNDCLSSGLRGCVLIELAFRDRIQLEEQGLRQKDIRKRKVIVKDDTLTGDVILDETIKHMRSTQPCSLENWVEYLTGDSWNPLHLKYQLRNVRERIAKNLVEKADVSAKKDVIRKIQNLLLAGWNHDPQHYDKRDLALAVMAHESDVLENALETLSDEDYDLAMSRMNQLVKMDVETECRRKNSNEFLWAVFAVFIK, from the exons atgaccTCGACGTTAATTCAACGGAAAAAGCCTAAAGACGGGTCAGAAACTAGTACTAGCTTTCAAATAACGAATAATATCCAACAAACGATTGAGGAGCCTAAATTTACCCTTCCAGAAGAAATATTCCTTTTGGCTTTGAAAGATCAAGCTGGTCACCCTTCGTTTTGGAACGATTGCCTTTCGAGCGGTCTTCGTGGTTGTGTCTTAATTGAATTAGCATTTCGAGATCGAATTCAACTTGAAGAACAAGGACTGCGACAGAAGGATATAAGGAAAAGGAAAGTTATCGTTAAAGACGACACCTTAACCGGCGATGTTATCTTAGATGAAACTATAAAACATATGAGATCAACACAACCGTGTTCTTTAGAAAACTGGGTGGAGTATCTTACTGGGGACTCGTGGAATCCTCTCCATTTAAAGTATCAGTTGAGAAATGTTCGAGAGAGAATAGCAAAAAATCTTGTCGAAAAAG CGGATGTTTCAGCGAAAAAAGATGTGATTCGCAAGATACAGAATTTATTACTGGCAGGATGGAATCACGATCCACAGCATTACGATAAACGAGATTTGGCGTTAGCTGTAATGGCTCATGAAAGCGACGTGCTGGAGAACGCGTTAGAAACTTTGAGTGATGAAGATTATGACCTGGCCATGTCGCGGATGAATCAACTTGTTAAAATGGACGTAGAAACGGAATGCCGCCGTAAAAATTCTAACGAATTTCTATGGGCGGTATTTgctgtatttataaaataa